A genomic stretch from Telopea speciosissima isolate NSW1024214 ecotype Mountain lineage chromosome 7, Tspe_v1, whole genome shotgun sequence includes:
- the LOC122668421 gene encoding uncharacterized protein LOC122668421 produces MQISDDEKFLWCQGAISVGLKRTQETTFSSTAAFPLRKAKVVLVADIWKALLITVYQQLWIVQNKRHFESQRSLPRNVVQRCINAISDCSLITGVKINSVQELMLTKYFKVTTAIPKPRRIVEVRWNPPLLGWWKLNIDGYSIGNPGYSGAGGILRNHLGIFRRGFSSFEGIRTNFQTEMAAFFLGIREAKELPVERLWVECDSALVVYGILASNISWDFLQQWWSAESYLSSIQWRVTHCYREGNAPADALAKWAVTNKTSEKWDDLPIFIARSLNCIFFPATFVETEIIRFVARPFICQDPKKLHKAKQRLKQMWDMKEW; encoded by the exons ATGCAAATATCTGACGACGAGAAATTCCTATGGTGTCAAGGTGCGATCTCTGTTGGGCTGAAGAGGACTCAGGAAACCACCTTTTCCTCAACTGCAGCttttccactcag GAAGGCAAAGGTAGTCTTGGTGGCTGATATATGGAAGGCTCTCCTTATCACTGTCTATCAACAACTATGGATTGTGCAAAACAAAAGGCATTTTGAAAGCCAGAGAAGCCTTCCAAGGAATGTTGTGCAAAGGTGCATCAATGCGATCTCTGATTGCTCTCTCATTACAGGAGTTAAAATCAATTCCGTACAGGAATTAATGCTTACTAAGTATTTTAAGGTGACCACGGCTATACCTAAACCGAGGAGGATAGTAGAGGTTCGGTGGAATCCTCCTCTGTTGGGGTGGTGGAAACTAAACATTGACGGCTACTCCATCGGCAATCCTGGTTACTCGGGAGCTGGGGGGATTCTTAGGAATCATTTGGGAATTTTTAGACGTGGCTTCTCTAGCTTTGAAGGTATTAGAACAAACTTCCAGACAGAGATGGCAGCTTTCTTTTTAGGCATAAGAGAGGCGAAAGAACTGCCGGTGGAGCGCCTATGGGTGGAATGCGATTCAGCTTTAGTGGTCTATGGGATCCTAGCCTCTAACATCTCTTGGGACTTTCTTCAACAGTGGTGGAGTGCTGAATCCTACCTCTCTTCTATACAGTGGCGTGTTACTCACTGCTACAGAGAGGGTAATGCTCCAGCAGACGCCCTAGCTAAGTGGGCAGTCACCAATAAAACCTCTGAGAAGTGGGATGATTTACCAATTTTCATTGCTCGCTCG CTGAACTGTATCTT TTTCCCGGCGACATTTGTAGAGACGGAGATTATACGGTTCGTTGCAAGACCATTCATTTGCCAAGATCCAAAGAAGCTACATAAAGCTAAGCAGAGATTGAAGCAAATGTGGGACATGAAAGAATGGTAG
- the LOC122668422 gene encoding uncharacterized protein LOC122668422 gives MKRWGLREDVNLRSIGKGFIIFNFENEDDMVAIWRKSLIRVDGQLLRFQPWRKDFTTQEQVITHRLQWIRLPHLPQEYWHEEILLSIAKAVGRPITIDKRTRDSFYGHFARVCVDVDESIPRVEEVYVEREQEGTSDLFVFKQPVIYEDPPTRCPVCHKFGHRREACPDQNLENTEETGVPGANYVDQAVADHKNHRRSRRRRRSSEQGMKVNNGAQICGENLSDVQAPNLEKAHLEESPWAVIHVSPSHAFSNAMQHVETAKCTDILGQSNSELEKDSNPLLVSRVGDSLSINIGEGRIPGDVSGEPLSGEVAASSNNSISSIANRRGEGGSSTLVSCYDQGRTAVVTHANLDREQPVEGAPFQRVTSRRNSREKHILQENIVTGSRRRLQGMQEVSLVEGILREAEGEGTSAGGHTLSSSPLLCSASSGT, from the coding sequence ATGAAGCGATGGGGTTTACGTGAAGATGTCAACCTTCGTTCTATTGGGAAGggtttcatcatcttcaacttcGAGAATGAAGATGACATGGTTGCAATCTGGAGGAAAAGCCTGATACGCGTGGATGGCCAGTTGCTACGCTTTCAACCGTGGCGAAAAGATTTCACTACGCAAGAGCAAGTCATCACTCATCGTTTACAATGGATTCGGCTTCCCCATTTGCCACAGGAGTACTGGCATGAAGAAATATTATTGTCCATTGCGAAAGCAGTGGGTAGGCCTATCACCATTGACAAGCGAACTAGGGACTCCTTCTATGGTCACTTTGCAAGGGTCTGTGTAGACGTGGATGAATCCATTCCCCGAGTAGAGGAAGTCTACGTAGAGCGTGAACAAGAAGGAACCTCTGATCTATTTGTTTTTAAACAACCAGTAATTTATGAAGATCCCCCTACGCGTTGTCCGGTGTGTCACAAGTTTGGACATCGACGTGAAGCCTGTCCGGATCAGAATTTGGAGAATACAGAAGAGACGGGTGTGCCTGGTGCAAATTATGTAGATCAAGCGGTGGCTGATCACAAAAATCATCGGCGATCCAGACGTCGGCGACGATCCTCAGAGCAGGGCATGAAGGTGAACAACGGTGCACAGATCTGTGGCGAGAATCTTAGTGACGTACAAGCACCCAACTTGGAAAAGGCGCATTTAGAGGAGTCACCTTGGGCGGTTATACATGTGTCTCCATCTCATGCATTCTCTAATGCCATGCAACATGTGGAAACGGCTAAATGCACGGATATTTTGGGGCAATCCAATTCAGAATTAGAGAAAGATTCCAACCCTCTTTTGGTTTCCAGAGTTGGTGATTCTCTCTCCATCAATATAGGAGAGGGTCGTATCCCAGGCGACGTATCCGGTGAACCCTTATCGGGTGAGGTGGCAGCATCATCGAACAACTCGATCAGCTCTATTGCGAACCGCAGGGGGGAAGGGGGTTCATCCACCTTAGTTTCTTGTTATGACCAAGGTCGCACTGCCGTGGTTACACATGCCAATCTAGACCGTGAGCAGCCTGTCGAAGGTGCACCATTCCAAAGGGTGACGAGTCGACGTAACTCCAGGGAGAAGCACATCCTTCAGGAAAACATTGTCACTGGCTCTCGTAGACGGCTGCAAGGAATGCAGGAAGTTTCATTGGTGGAGGGCATTCTTCGAGAAGCCGAAGGTGAGGGCACCTCTGCAGGGGGCCACACTCTCTCTAGCTCACCTCTCCTATGCAGTGCCTCTTCTGGAACATAA
- the LOC122668423 gene encoding probable indole-3-pyruvate monooxygenase YUCCA10 yields the protein MKETVVIVAGAGPTGISTSGCLNLQSIPHILLEREDIYCPIWTKKSYDRLHLHLAKQFCELPHMPFPDSYPTYVPRKLFVQYLDDYVTQFNVNPVYNRSIESAAYDKVAGKWFVKARNLKTDEVEEYMSTFLVVATGETTDPFVPEIKGIESFKGEVLHSTKYKTGEPFGNKSVMVVGCGNSGMEIAYDLSNFGAKTSIIIRNPTHVMTRWMAYVGLSLFKYLPYELVDEIVLSLSKLWYGDMSKCGIKRPQEGPFAMKDKYGKYPVVDVGTIGKIKSGEIQVLPGISSVEGDEVIFTDGKSYQFDVILFATGFHRVTKKWLKDDDELLGEDGIAKQSYPNHWKGKNGLYCAGLARKGLYGSGVDGQNIANDIKKYCELPLPPPPTATCNCPIFLK from the exons atgaaggaaacaGTAGTGATAGTTGCAGGCGCAGGTCCTACTGGAATCTCCACTTCTGGGTGTTTAAACCTTCAATCCATCCCTCACATACTCCTCGAAAGAGAAGACATTTACTGTCCCATTTGGACCAAGAAATCCTACGATCGTCTCCACCTTCACTTAGCCAAGCAATTCTGTGAACTTCCACACATGCCATTCCCTGATTCATACCCAACTTATGTACCCAGAAAACTATTTGTCCAATATTTGGACGATTATGTAACCCAGTTCAATGTGAACCCGGTTTACAACCGGTCCATCGAATCGGCGGCGTACGACAAGGTTGCCGGAAAATGGTTCGTCAAGGCTAGGAACCTAAAGACAGATGAGGTGGAGGAATACATGTCAACATTTCTAGTAGTGGCGACCGGCGAGACCACCGACCCATTCGTACCGGAGATTAAAGGGATAGAGAGCTTCAAAGGGGAGGTTTTACACTCCACAAAATACAAGACTGGAGAACCCTTTGGCAACAAGAGTGTTATGGTTGTTGGGTGTGGTAATTCTGGAATGGAGATTGCTTATGATCTATCAAACTTTGGAGCTAAGACCTCAATTATAATTCGAAATCcg ACTCATGTTATGACTCGGTGGATGGCATATGTGGGGTTGAGCTTGTTCAAGTATTTGCCATATGAGTTGGTAGATGAGATTGTTCTCTCGCTTAGTAAATTGTGGTATGGAGATATGAGCAAGTGTGGGATAAAGAGACCCCAAGAAGGTCCTTTCGCCATGAAAGATAAGTATGGAAAGTATCCAGTCGTCGACGTCGGCACCATTGGGAAAATTAAGTCCGGCGAGATTCAG GTTTTACCTGGAATATCAAGCGTAGAAGGTGATGAAGTTATCTTCACGGATGGCAAATCCTATCAGTTTGATGTAATTTTGTTTGCCACGGGATTTCATAGAGTAACAAAAAAATGGCTAAAG GATGATGATGAGCTTCTCGGCGAGGATGGAATTGCGAAACAAAGTTATCCAAACCATTGGAAGGGAAAGAATGGATTGTATTGTGCAGGGTTGGCAAGAAAAGGTTTGTATGGAAGTGGTGTGGATGGTCAAAACATAGCTAATGATATCAAGAAATATTGTGAA ctccccctcccccccccccccacagcAACTTGTAATTGCCCTATCTTTTTAAAGTGA
- the LOC122667705 gene encoding probable indole-3-pyruvate monooxygenase YUCCA10, which translates to MKETVVIVAGAGPSGISVSACLNLQSIPHILLEREDIYCPIWTKKSYDRLHLHLAKQFCELPHMPFPNSYPTYVPRKLFVQYLDDYVTQFKVNPVYNRSIESATYDKAAGKWLIKAKNIKMDEVEEYSSRFLVVATGETTDPFIPEINGIESFTGEFLHSTKYKTGAPFANKSVLVVGCGNSGMEIAYDLSNFGAKTSIIIRNPLHVITRWMMYVELELFKYLPYDLVDGLVLLLSKLWYGDMSKNGIKRPEEGPFAMKDKYGKYPIVDVGTVAKIKSGEIQVLPGISSIKDDEVIFTNGKSYLFDVILFATGFQRITKKWLKDDDDLLDQDGIPKQSYPNHWKGKNGLYCAGLARKGLYGAAMDAQKITIDIKKLL; encoded by the exons atgaaggaaacaGTAGTGATAGTTGCAGGAGCTGGCCCTTCTGGAATCTCCGTTTCTGCATGTTTAAACCTGCAATCCATCCCTCACATACTCCTCGAAAGAGAAGACATTTACTGTCCCATTTGGACCAAGAAATCCTACGATCGTCTCCACCTTCACTTAGCCAAGCAATTCTGTGAGCTTCCACACATGCCATTCCCTAATTCATACCCAACTTATGTACCCAGAAAGCTATTTGTCCAATACTTAGACGATTATGTAACCCAATTCAAGGTGAACCCGGTTTACAACCGGTCCATCGAATCAGCGACGTACGACAAGGCTGCCGGAAAATGGCTCATCAAGGCCAAAAACATAAAGATGGATGAGGTGGAAGAGTACAGCTCAAGATTTCTAGTGGTGGCCACCGGCGAGACCACCGACCCGTTTATACCGGAGATCAATGGTATAGAGAGCTTCACAGGGGAGTTTTTGCACTCCACAAAATACAAGACTGGGGCACCTTTTGCCAACAAGAGTGTGTTGGTTGTTGGGTGTGGTAATTCTGGAATGGAGATTGCTTATGATCTATCAAACTTTGGAGCTAAGACCTCCATTATTATTCGAAATCCG CTTCACGTTATTACACGGTGGATGATGTATGTGGAGTTGGAGTTGTTCAAGTATTTGCCCTATGACTTGGTGGATGGATTGGTTCTCTTGCTTAGCAAATTGTGGTATGGAGACATGAGTAAGAATGGGATAAAGAGGCCGGAAGAAGGTCCTTTCGCCATGAAAGATAAGTATGGCAAGTATCCAATCGTCGATGTCGGCACCGTCGCCAAGATTAAGTCCGGCGAGATTCAG GTTCTGCCGGGAATATCAAGCATAAAAGATGATGAGGTAATCTTCACAAATGGCAAGTCCTATctgtttgatgtgattttgtTCGCTACTGGATTTcaaagaataacaaaaaaatgGCTCAAG GATGATGATGACCTTCTCGATCAGGATGGGATTCCGAAACAAAGTTATCCTAACC